The Gouania willdenowi chromosome 7, fGouWil2.1, whole genome shotgun sequence genome includes a window with the following:
- the fmodb gene encoding fibromodulin, with product MRTVLLILVLGTVNLIMTQRHSHFHWLSHLRGRRLYDHLQSEDVDCPLECDCPSKYPTAMYCHNRNLQHVPYVPSHIKYVYLQQNQIASIQEGVFSNATNLVWLVLYHNQLDVDKIEKNVFRKLKNLEHLHLDYNKLTRVPPNLPKSITNLRLGHNKLSKIPSNTFEGMVNLTNLYLQSNTIEDVGGVFKELKFLTKLDLRNNKLRKVPDHLPENLQQLYLEFNNIESVPVGFLTTYPQLQFVRLAHNKLTDRGLPFNVFNISSLIELDLSFNNLEKIPAVSRNLENLYLHANKIKEFSLSSFCSTVDMANFSRLKMLRLDANEISARDIPAEAAYCLRRVTFIDV from the exons ATGCGAACTGTACTGCTCATTCTCGTGTTGGGAACAGTGAATCTGATCATGACTCAGCGTCACAGCCATTTCCACTGGCTGTCCCACTTACGAGGTCGTCGGCTGTATGATCATCTGCAATCTGAAGATGTGGATTGCCCTTTGGAGTGTGACTGCCCCTCAAAGTACCCCACAGCAATGTACTGCCACAACCGCAACCTGCAGCACGTTCCCTACGTTCCCTCCCACATCAAGTACGTCTACCTGCAGCAGAACCAGATCGCAAGCATCCAGGAGGGAGTGTTCAGCAATGCAACCAACTTAGTTTGGCTTGTCCTGTATCACAACCAGCTCGACGTAGACAAGattgagaaaaatgtttttcgTAAGCTCAAGAATCTTGAACATCTCCACTTGGACTACAACAAACTTACCCGGGTGCCTCCGAACCTGCCTAAATCCATTACAAACCTGCGACTTGGTCACAACAAGCTTTCAAAGATTCCCTCCAACACTTTTGAGGGAATGGTCAACCTAACCAACCTCTACCTGCAGTCCAACACCATAGAGGATGTTGGAGGTGTGTTCAAAGAACTAAAGTTCTTGACAAAGCTGGATTTAAGAAACAACAAGTTGAGGAAAGTCCCTGACCATCTTCCTGAGAATCTGCAGCAGCTATATTTAGAGTTTAACAACATTGAGAGTGTGCCAGTGGGATTCCTCACCACATATCCCCAACTGCAGTTTGTCCGGCTAGCGCACAACAAGCTAACCGACAGAGGGCTCCCATTTAATGTCTTTAACATCAGCTCTCTGATTGAACTTGATCTGTCCTTTAACAACCTGGAGAAGATCCCTGCTGTCAGCAGAAATCTGGAGAACCTTTATCTGCACGCGAATAAGATCAAGG AGTTCTCCCTCAGCAGCTTCTGCAGCACAGTTGACATGGCAAACTTCTCCAGGCTGAAAATGCTGCGTTTGGATGCCAATGAGATCAGTGCCAGAGACATTCCTGCTGAAGCGGCCTACTGCTTGAGACGCGTTACCTTCATTGATGTGTAG